A single region of the Neomonachus schauinslandi chromosome 3, ASM220157v2, whole genome shotgun sequence genome encodes:
- the LOC110570286 gene encoding 10 kDa heat shock protein, mitochondrial — protein MAGQAFRKFLPLFDRVLVERSAAETVTKGGIMLPEKSQGKVLQATVVAVGSGSKGKGGEIQPVSVKVGDKVLLPEYGGTKVVLDDKDYFLFRDGDILGKYVD, from the coding sequence ATGGCAGGGCAGGCGTTTAGAAAGTTTCTTCCCCTCTTTGACCGAGTTTTAGTTGAAAGGAGCGCAGCTGAAACTGTAACCAAAGGAGGTATTATGCTTCCTgaaaaatctcaaggaaaagtGTTGCAAGCAACAGTAGTAGCTGTTGGATCGGGCTCTAAAGGAAAGGGTGGAGAGATTCAACCAGTTAGTGTGAAAGTTGGAGATAAAGTTCTTCTCCCAGAATATGGAGGCACCAAAGTAGTTCTAGATGACAAggattatttcttatttagagATGGTGACATTCTCGGAAAGTATGTGGActga